One genomic region from Oncorhynchus gorbuscha isolate QuinsamMale2020 ecotype Even-year linkage group LG13, OgorEven_v1.0, whole genome shotgun sequence encodes:
- the LOC123993141 gene encoding NLR family CARD domain-containing protein 3-like, translated as MLEENIMIFVKNELKLFKRILSPELPEGFESQKQDKEVVDSEDEKQESSAREGALKITLHVLRKMNQVELADTLENYSDDPAVICQRELKCNLKKKCQCVFEGIAKQGNPTLLNKIYTELYITDGGTGEVNNEHELRQIETTTRKQARLETAIKWNDIFTPLTGQDKLIRTVLTKGVAGIGKTVSVQKYILDWAEGKANQDVQFLFSFPFRELNLMKENKHTFIELLNHFSMETKQSGISLYNKYKVLFIFDGLDECRLPLDFQKNKICCDVTESTSVDVLLTNLIKGNLLPSALLWITTRPAAANKIPSECLDLVTEVRGFNDPQKEEYFRKRFSDEDLASRIISHIKTSRSLHIMCHIPVFCWISATVLEHMLEHKREEMPKTLTEMYTHLVVFHTKQKNEKYLGKEETGPH; from the exons ATGCTTGAAGAGAATATTATGATATTTGTGAAGAACGAGCTGAAGCTGTTCAAGAGGATTCTTAGTCCAGAACTCCCAGAAGGCTTTGAAAGTCAGAAGCAGGATAAGGAAGTGGTGGATTCTGAAGATGAGAAGCAGGAGAGCAGTGCCAGAGAGGGGGCTCTGAAGATCACACTGCACGTCCTGAGGAAAATGAACCAGGTGGAGCTTGCTGACACACTGGAGAACT ATTCAGATGATCCTGCTGTGATTTGCCAACGTGAACTCAAATGTAATCTAAAGAAGAAGTGTCAATGTGTATTTGAGGGGATCGCTAAACAAGGAAACCCGACACTTCTCAATAAGATCTACACAGAGCTCTACATCACAGACGGTGGAACAGGAGAGGTCAATAATGAACATGAGCTGAGACAGATTGAGACAACAACCAGGAAACAAGCAAGACTAGAGACTGCAATCAAATGGAACGACATCTTCACACCCTTAACTGGACAAGACAAACTTATCAGAACTGTGCTGACAAAGGGAGTCGCTGGCATTGGAAAAACAGTTTCTGTGCAGAAGTACATTCTAGACTGGGCTGAAGGAAAAGCAAATCAGGATGTGCAATTTTTATTTTCATTCCCTTTTCGGGAGCTGAATTTGATGAAAGAGAACAAACACACTTTCATTGAACTTCTCAATCACTTCTCAATGGAAACCAAACAATCAGGAATCTCCCTCTACAACAAGTACAAAGTTCTGTTCATCTTTGATGGTCTGGATGAGTGCCGACTGCCCCTAGACTTCCAGAAGAACAAAATCTGTTGTGATGTCACAGAGTCAACCTCAGTGGATGTTCTGCTGACAAATCTCATCAAGGGAAAtctgcttccctctgctctcctctggatAACTACCAGACCTGCAGCAGCCAATAAGATACCTTCAGAGTGTCTTGATCTGGTGACAGAGGTAAGAGGGTTCAATGACCCACAGAAGGAGGAGTACTTCAGGAAGAGATTCAGTGACGAGGACCTGGCCAGCAGAATCATCTCACACATAAAGACATCAAGGAGCCTCCACATCATGTGCCACATTCCAGTCTTCTGTTGGATTTCTGCAACAGTCCTTGAACACATGCTGGAAcataagagagaagagatgccCAAGACTCTGACTGAGATGTACACACACCTTGTGGTGTTTCATACCAAACAGAAGAATGAAAAGTATCTTGGGAAAGAAGAGACAGGTCCACACTAG
- the LOC123993142 gene encoding stonustoxin subunit beta-like, with amino-acid sequence MTVCSSAYRYSVEHGGENTMKPGLRKYVCDVTLDPNTVNRLLSLSEENRKVTRRKEEQLYPDHPERFEGSEQVLCREGLTGRCYCEVEWSGRRVGIGVTYKGINRRGGGDDCCLGWNNKSWSLFCSDNSYYACHNNITTTIDVHPSGSHRVGVYLDCSAGTLSFYRASSDTLTHLYTFTSTFTEPLYTGFRVWGDDSSVPL; translated from the exons atgactgtctgttcttcTGCTTACCGCTACAGTGTGGAACATGGTGGAGAGAACACAATGAAACCTGGGCTTAGAAAAT ATGTGTGTGATGTGACACTGGACCCAAACACAGTAAacagactcctctctctgtctgaggagaacagaaaggtGACACGTAGGAAAGAGGAGCAGCTGTATCCTGATCACCCAGAGAGATTTGAGGGCAGTGAACAGGTGCTGTGTAGAGAGGGTCTGACTGGGCGCTGTTACTGTGAGGTAGAGTGGAGTGGGAGAAGGGTTGGCAtcggagtgacatataaaggaatcaacaggagaggagggggtgatgaCTGTTGTCTTGGATGGAATAACAAGTCCTGGAGTCTGTTCTGCTCTGACAACAGTTACTATGCCTGTCACAATAATATTACCACAACCATAGACGTCCACCCCTCCGGCTCCCACAGAGTAGGAGTGTATCTGGACTGCTCAGCCGGCACTCTGTCCTTCTATAGagcctcctctgacacactgacCCACCTGTACACATTCACCTCCACATTCACAGAGCCCCTCTATACAGGGTTTAGGGTTTGGGGTGATGACTCCTCAGTGCCCCTGTAA